A part of Streptomyces sp. NBC_01235 genomic DNA contains:
- a CDS encoding SDR family NAD(P)-dependent oxidoreductase — protein sequence MTGVSSFDETFTVTADNPLMSGHIVHGRNLLPGVGYVDLVLQVLSRHGHAMPEVELRNLTILAPLVAAPGEEVLTTVAGRPGPAGGWRIEVRSRRRQDTTDVLHAVVSAHQSARSVFEERLSLPLAGADRVTHLADIYTWLRERELVHLGLMQVSGAVHHRAGDWVAEVELGPAHHGTADAFLFHPALFEGGLLGSSVGSHMLHTREAAGGLYLPLILESFRAAAPLGKRCFVRAPADSMRRDDELISLAVEFYDESGAKVAEIGRLSAKRVRAVTALDVRGESASAMTRTGRPVADKSAAPAAGHDVAAVLRELVGARLGLPVARVDVNGSFYELGLASADLVSLVPELEDRLARQISPTTMFEYRSIAEVAAGLREVAAGGTGTAAAEWPEETRTASVAPEGTATAHPLTLVTDEIAAQLGVPAAEVDPDDEFAEFGLDTTDIGRLAARLTDRFGVAFTPAAFPEHRTVRSLAEELAAARRELPQATPHAPGPVSEGAPARLHSLLHDVVPLDDGTAYRTCFDGDESFLRDHQVHGDRILPAVAQLEMARAAVTRALGEGHTGTVRLDDVVWLRPAVSGPDGLELRVEVSELAGHGWQYTINGVGADGEAMPYSQGRASLATTGERTLPRLDHLRAACAERSIPAADVYDLYAAIGMDYGPAQRSLVELGLGTDEAGRPQALAELRLPSASPPLDDCHLHPSVIDGALQATVGLRLAPRRHDGQQASPALPFALDHVEAVAATPAKAYAWVRHQAGSDPDSVTARLDVTVFDEYGRVCADVTGLCTRVLAEAPRPADAAPRTEPAPLTEAAPQAGTDIAIIGVSGRYPQSPDLDAFWQNLRSGRDCISEVPADRWDHRRNADAEGSSSGKWGGFLDGIDRFDPLFFQISLHEAELLDPQERLFLQCAHHTLEDAGYAAGPAGKVGVFVGVMYQEYQLHGAQAQERGQQAALSGSASSVANRVSYFYDFTGPSMTVDTMCSSSLTAIHLACEAIRSGQCETALAGGVNLHSHPNKFLMLSQRRFLSSDGRCRSFGEGGDGYVPGEGVGAVLLKPLDRAVADGDHIHGVIKATALNHGGRTSGYSVPSPAAQGAVIAEALTASGVDARSLGYLEAHGTGTALGDPLEVVGLNKAFEAHGVLPEHCAIGSVKSNIGHCESAAGIAGLTKVLLQMRHGELVPSLHSGTLNRRIDFDSTPMRVQQHLEPWNRPTTVVDGEARTLPRTAGVSGFGAGGANAHVVVAEYVAQAPRQAAPARPALLVLSAQTEDQLVEQARQLRTRLAEFADGTLQDVAWTLQTGRMALDERLAFAAASLDEAGALLDAFVAAPGSPGAWARGTVRLGDQPDGSGESALRAAVPDWVDRAEPGELLRLWVRGAAVRWETLHRPAPSPRRVSLPGYPFARDRCWFDPEPGGATTVHRAARDIQSGRAGGDVRNVRDVDVQSGQAGDDVQGEMVLLRPEWAERTAVREQGATDAEFVERHVVVVGSLGQAERHALRSALPVGTAHHFVDLTDDALDEQYALAAEHVFTLARTILLGGVRRPVLLQVVLAGAAGTDTERERLACFGGLTGLLRTAHQENPLLHTQYVECLDGAAPATVAARLAAEAVHNPAPEVRHRDGRRLLARSVEIRCAATAAAPWRENGVYLITGGVGGLGRIVAHEIAASVGHATVVLTGRSPLGEDRRGALNALRAAGLTVDYQRADVADRDAVARVLSHVADNHGPLTGIVHSAGVIEDGYLLRKSEEQLARVLSPKVTGLVNLDELSRDQPLDVFLCFSSIAGAFGNAGQADYAAGNAFMDAYATYRNRLADAGARHGRTVSIGWPLWEEGGMGGGAVRENLRSVGLAPLDTARGLTALRCALAMEENGLADGRLIVVAGERDGLLSRLIGDEAQPQPAENAPETTPAAVATPAGTPDEDAALEEKTVAHLRRILAASLKLGPERIAVDAPLERYGMDSVIAVGVISGLEESFGRLSRTLLFEVETIRDLARYFVTDHPQALRTLLGEPARPAVAVSAPKASKAPEAAAAPPASVAADVRVEVRDRALAPARDAGAPAKEVAPAKDVAIIGISGRYPQAGDLSSLWANLRGGEDGVTEVPADRWDHEALFGGLDESRARPGKWGGFLDGVDQFDPLLFGISPREAAALDPQQRLFLETVWQLLEQSGVTQEVIERRYGRRVGVYVGAAYHLYRADESQDPALAALTSAASYNMIANRVSHFFGLEGPSLAVDSMCASSAMAIHLACADVLRGEAELAVAGGINLTVHPDKYVALAELQLLGSGPGSRSFREGDGYLPAEAVGAVLLKSLDAAVRDGDRIHAVIKGTSSMHGGRANGFMTPSRRTQVKVMRRALEQAGVTADSIGYVEAAANGTAFSDEVEFRALREVFDGVAEPVALGTVKSNLGHPEAASGIAQLTKVVLQLQHRELTPLAAAGEPNPNLDFDGTALSLCEELSEWRPRGTAVADGVPSPRRALINSVAAGGSHVSLVVEAPPVTQEARDAAQDAGPQLVVVSAGTPERLRTAARRLSTFLDGDDASASLADIAYTSQLCREAMPERLAVVAGSAEELKQGLDWYLADGAGAAGDVLAPVPVHHGNAEEDAGPLGTVLSGARGETFLTGLVADRALEHLAELWVRGAAVPWGGLHDGRRRLAPLPPTAFVPGQYWVGRRPGAAASVRADAAHAPSGAVSPDGAAGAAHDTATDRSARQPDPALTDAERTLLAAWSELLGIDADDLGPTSNFLSLGGNSLLATRLVNLLKRRTGAELPVRALFEAPRLTDMAAELEHRTPVGSTGALDVKAILKGIALVEAMSDAELDALDIAK from the coding sequence ATGACTGGCGTGTCGTCATTCGACGAGACTTTCACTGTCACTGCCGATAATCCATTAATGAGCGGTCACATTGTGCACGGGCGCAATCTGCTGCCTGGTGTCGGCTACGTGGATCTGGTGTTGCAAGTCCTGTCCCGGCACGGTCATGCCATGCCGGAGGTCGAGCTGCGGAACCTCACGATCCTCGCGCCGCTCGTCGCCGCGCCCGGTGAAGAAGTTCTGACCACCGTGGCGGGACGGCCCGGGCCGGCGGGAGGGTGGCGCATCGAGGTGCGCAGCCGCCGGCGGCAGGACACCACGGACGTCCTGCACGCGGTGGTGTCGGCCCACCAAAGCGCCCGTTCCGTCTTTGAGGAACGGCTGTCACTGCCACTCGCCGGAGCCGACCGGGTCACTCACCTCGCCGACATCTACACGTGGCTGCGTGAGCGCGAGCTGGTTCACTTGGGGCTGATGCAGGTCAGCGGCGCCGTGCACCACCGCGCCGGGGACTGGGTCGCGGAGGTGGAACTCGGCCCGGCGCACCACGGCACTGCGGACGCCTTCCTCTTTCATCCGGCGCTGTTCGAGGGCGGGTTGCTCGGCAGCAGCGTGGGCAGCCACATGCTGCACACAAGGGAGGCCGCCGGGGGGCTCTATCTGCCCCTGATCCTCGAGTCGTTCCGGGCGGCCGCGCCGCTGGGCAAGCGCTGCTTCGTCAGGGCCCCCGCCGACTCGATGCGCAGGGATGACGAACTCATCAGTCTGGCCGTGGAGTTCTACGACGAGAGTGGAGCGAAGGTCGCCGAGATCGGACGGCTCTCGGCCAAGCGGGTGCGGGCCGTGACGGCCCTCGACGTGCGGGGTGAGTCCGCCTCCGCCATGACACGCACCGGCCGCCCGGTGGCCGACAAGTCCGCCGCACCGGCCGCAGGACACGATGTCGCGGCCGTGCTGCGGGAGCTGGTCGGGGCACGCCTCGGCCTGCCCGTGGCACGGGTTGACGTCAATGGAAGCTTCTACGAGCTGGGACTTGCCTCGGCGGACCTGGTGTCCCTGGTGCCCGAACTGGAGGACCGGCTGGCCCGACAGATCTCGCCGACGACCATGTTCGAGTACCGGTCGATCGCCGAGGTGGCGGCGGGGCTGCGGGAGGTTGCCGCCGGCGGGACAGGTACGGCCGCTGCGGAGTGGCCGGAGGAAACACGTACGGCTTCCGTGGCGCCGGAGGGAACCGCCACGGCGCACCCGCTGACCCTCGTCACCGACGAGATCGCCGCACAGCTGGGCGTGCCGGCCGCGGAGGTCGACCCGGACGATGAATTCGCCGAGTTCGGCCTCGACACGACCGACATCGGCCGACTGGCCGCCCGACTCACCGACCGCTTCGGGGTGGCGTTCACCCCCGCCGCGTTCCCGGAGCACCGGACCGTGCGTTCCCTTGCGGAGGAACTCGCCGCGGCCCGGCGGGAACTCCCGCAGGCCACACCGCACGCCCCTGGCCCGGTGAGCGAGGGTGCCCCGGCACGGCTGCACTCCCTGCTGCACGACGTGGTGCCGCTCGACGACGGCACCGCCTACCGGACGTGCTTCGACGGTGATGAGTCGTTCCTGCGCGACCACCAGGTACACGGCGACCGCATCCTCCCCGCCGTCGCACAACTGGAGATGGCGCGCGCGGCGGTCACCCGGGCGCTGGGCGAGGGGCACACCGGCACCGTACGTCTGGACGACGTGGTGTGGCTGCGACCGGCGGTCAGCGGGCCGGACGGACTTGAACTGCGCGTGGAAGTAAGCGAGTTGGCTGGACACGGCTGGCAGTACACCATCAATGGCGTCGGCGCGGACGGCGAGGCCATGCCGTACAGCCAGGGCCGGGCGAGCCTGGCCACCACCGGTGAGCGGACCCTGCCGCGGTTGGACCACCTGCGTGCGGCCTGCGCCGAGAGGTCGATTCCCGCCGCCGACGTCTACGACCTGTACGCCGCCATCGGCATGGACTACGGCCCGGCCCAGCGGTCCCTGGTGGAGCTGGGCCTCGGCACCGACGAGGCCGGCCGGCCCCAGGCCCTCGCCGAGCTGCGGCTGCCCTCGGCGTCGCCGCCCCTGGACGACTGCCACCTGCACCCGAGCGTCATCGACGGAGCCCTGCAGGCCACTGTCGGACTGCGCCTCGCACCGCGACGGCACGACGGACAACAGGCCAGCCCCGCGCTGCCGTTCGCCTTGGATCACGTGGAGGCCGTCGCCGCCACGCCCGCCAAGGCATACGCCTGGGTGCGGCACCAGGCGGGCAGTGACCCCGACTCCGTGACGGCACGCCTCGACGTGACCGTGTTCGACGAGTACGGCCGGGTGTGCGCGGACGTGACCGGACTGTGCACGCGGGTCCTGGCAGAGGCTCCGCGACCTGCGGACGCCGCCCCGCGGACCGAGCCCGCCCCCCTGACCGAGGCCGCGCCGCAGGCCGGGACCGACATCGCGATCATCGGAGTCAGCGGACGCTACCCGCAGTCGCCGGACCTGGACGCCTTCTGGCAGAACCTCCGCTCCGGCCGTGACTGCATCAGTGAGGTGCCCGCGGACCGCTGGGACCACCGCCGCAACGCCGACGCAGAGGGCTCCTCCTCCGGCAAATGGGGCGGCTTTCTCGACGGGATCGACCGGTTCGACCCGCTGTTCTTCCAGATCTCGCTGCACGAGGCCGAGCTGCTCGACCCGCAGGAGCGGCTCTTCCTCCAGTGCGCCCACCACACGCTGGAGGACGCCGGATACGCGGCGGGACCAGCCGGCAAGGTCGGCGTCTTCGTCGGCGTGATGTACCAGGAGTACCAGCTCCACGGCGCGCAGGCGCAGGAGCGCGGGCAGCAGGCGGCGCTGTCGGGCAGCGCGTCCAGCGTCGCCAACCGGGTGTCCTACTTCTACGACTTCACCGGTCCGAGCATGACCGTCGACACCATGTGCTCGTCGTCCCTGACCGCCATCCACCTGGCCTGTGAGGCCATCAGGAGCGGCCAGTGCGAGACGGCGCTCGCCGGCGGGGTGAACCTCCACTCCCACCCCAACAAGTTCCTGATGCTCAGTCAGCGCAGGTTCCTCTCCAGCGACGGCCGGTGCCGCAGCTTCGGCGAGGGCGGCGACGGCTATGTGCCCGGCGAGGGGGTGGGCGCGGTGCTGCTCAAGCCCCTGGACCGCGCCGTTGCCGACGGAGACCACATCCACGGCGTGATCAAGGCGACCGCCCTGAACCACGGCGGCCGGACCTCCGGCTACTCGGTGCCCTCTCCGGCGGCGCAGGGCGCGGTCATCGCGGAGGCGCTCACGGCCTCCGGCGTCGACGCACGCTCGCTCGGCTACCTGGAGGCGCACGGCACCGGAACGGCCCTGGGTGACCCACTCGAAGTCGTCGGCCTGAACAAGGCGTTCGAGGCGCACGGCGTCCTGCCGGAGCACTGCGCGATCGGCTCGGTCAAGTCCAACATCGGACACTGCGAGAGCGCGGCGGGCATCGCGGGGCTCACCAAGGTGCTCCTGCAGATGCGGCACGGCGAACTGGTGCCCAGCCTGCACTCCGGCACCCTCAACCGTCGCATCGACTTCGACAGTACCCCGATGCGTGTGCAGCAGCACCTGGAGCCGTGGAACCGGCCGACCACGGTGGTCGACGGGGAGGCGCGCACGCTCCCGAGAACCGCCGGGGTCTCTGGCTTCGGCGCGGGCGGCGCCAACGCCCATGTCGTCGTCGCCGAGTACGTGGCTCAGGCCCCCCGCCAGGCGGCGCCCGCACGCCCCGCGCTGCTCGTGCTCTCCGCGCAGACCGAGGACCAACTCGTGGAGCAAGCACGTCAGTTGCGTACGCGACTGGCCGAGTTCGCCGACGGCACGCTTCAGGACGTCGCGTGGACCCTGCAGACCGGCCGCATGGCGCTGGACGAGCGACTGGCCTTCGCGGCGGCCTCCCTCGACGAGGCCGGCGCGCTGCTCGACGCGTTCGTCGCCGCACCCGGGAGCCCCGGTGCCTGGGCGCGGGGCACCGTACGCCTCGGGGATCAGCCCGACGGATCCGGTGAAAGCGCGCTGCGGGCCGCGGTGCCGGACTGGGTGGACCGGGCCGAGCCCGGCGAGCTGCTGCGCCTGTGGGTGCGTGGAGCCGCGGTGCGCTGGGAGACGCTGCACCGCCCGGCCCCGTCTCCCCGGCGCGTCAGCCTGCCTGGATACCCATTCGCCCGCGACCGGTGCTGGTTCGACCCGGAGCCGGGTGGAGCGACCACCGTGCACCGGGCCGCGCGCGACATACAGAGCGGCCGGGCCGGAGGAGACGTGCGAAACGTACGAGACGTAGACGTACAGAGCGGTCAGGCCGGAGACGACGTGCAGGGCGAGATGGTGCTCCTGCGCCCCGAATGGGCCGAGCGGACGGCCGTACGCGAACAGGGTGCCACGGACGCGGAGTTCGTCGAGCGTCACGTCGTCGTGGTCGGCAGCCTTGGGCAGGCGGAGCGCCACGCCCTTCGGTCCGCGCTGCCCGTCGGCACGGCACACCACTTCGTGGATCTCACGGACGACGCTCTGGACGAGCAGTACGCCCTGGCCGCCGAGCACGTGTTCACGCTGGCCCGCACGATCCTCCTGGGCGGCGTACGGCGGCCGGTGCTGCTCCAGGTCGTCCTGGCCGGAGCCGCGGGCACGGACACCGAACGAGAGCGCCTCGCCTGCTTCGGCGGCCTCACGGGGCTGCTACGCACGGCCCACCAGGAGAACCCCCTTCTGCACACGCAGTACGTCGAGTGCCTGGACGGGGCGGCACCGGCGACCGTCGCCGCCCGGCTGGCCGCGGAAGCGGTGCACAACCCCGCACCCGAGGTGCGCCACCGCGACGGGCGGCGCCTGCTGGCGCGATCGGTGGAGATCCGTTGTGCCGCGACTGCGGCCGCGCCCTGGCGGGAGAACGGCGTCTACCTGATCACCGGGGGTGTCGGCGGCCTCGGCCGGATCGTGGCGCATGAGATCGCCGCGTCCGTCGGGCATGCCACCGTGGTGCTCACCGGACGTTCGCCGCTCGGCGAGGACCGGCGCGGCGCGCTGAACGCCCTGCGCGCGGCGGGCCTCACCGTCGACTACCAGCGCGCCGACGTGGCCGACCGTGACGCGGTCGCCCGTGTGCTGTCCCATGTAGCGGACAACCACGGGCCGTTGACGGGCATCGTGCACAGCGCGGGGGTCATCGAGGACGGCTATCTCCTGCGCAAGAGCGAGGAGCAGCTGGCGCGGGTCCTGTCACCCAAGGTCACGGGCCTGGTGAACCTGGACGAGCTCAGCCGGGACCAGCCGCTGGACGTCTTCCTTTGCTTCTCGTCGATCGCCGGGGCCTTCGGCAACGCCGGACAGGCCGACTACGCCGCGGGCAACGCGTTCATGGACGCATACGCCACCTATCGCAACCGGCTGGCCGACGCGGGCGCACGCCACGGCAGGACCGTGTCCATCGGCTGGCCGCTGTGGGAGGAGGGCGGCATGGGGGGCGGCGCCGTGCGTGAGAACCTGCGCAGCGTCGGCCTGGCCCCCCTGGACACCGCCCGCGGCCTCACGGCGCTGCGATGCGCCCTGGCCATGGAGGAGAACGGCCTCGCGGACGGCAGGCTGATCGTCGTCGCGGGTGAGCGGGACGGGTTGCTGTCCCGGCTCATCGGGGACGAAGCGCAGCCGCAGCCGGCGGAGAACGCGCCAGAGACCACTCCCGCCGCCGTTGCCACTCCCGCCGGTACGCCGGACGAGGACGCGGCCCTGGAGGAGAAGACGGTGGCCCACCTGCGGCGCATCCTTGCGGCGTCGCTCAAGCTCGGCCCCGAACGCATCGCCGTCGACGCACCGTTGGAGCGGTACGGCATGGACTCGGTCATCGCGGTGGGCGTGATCTCCGGCCTGGAGGAGTCGTTCGGACGGCTGTCCCGGACCCTGCTCTTCGAGGTCGAGACCATCCGCGATCTGGCCCGGTACTTCGTCACCGACCACCCGCAGGCGCTGCGTACGCTGCTCGGCGAACCGGCACGTCCCGCGGTCGCGGTGTCCGCGCCAAAGGCTTCGAAGGCCCCGGAAGCGGCAGCTGCACCGCCCGCCAGTGTGGCCGCCGATGTTCGCGTGGAGGTGCGTGACCGAGCCCTCGCCCCCGCCAGGGATGCCGGGGCCCCCGCGAAGGAGGTCGCCCCCGCCAAGGACGTGGCGATCATCGGCATCAGCGGGCGCTACCCGCAGGCCGGCGACCTCAGTTCCCTGTGGGCAAACCTCCGCGGCGGCGAGGACGGCGTCACCGAGGTGCCGGCCGACCGCTGGGACCACGAGGCCCTGTTCGGCGGCCTGGACGAGAGCCGGGCGAGGCCCGGCAAGTGGGGCGGCTTCCTCGACGGCGTCGACCAGTTCGATCCGCTGCTCTTCGGCATCTCACCGCGCGAGGCCGCTGCCCTCGACCCGCAGCAGCGGCTCTTCCTGGAGACCGTCTGGCAGCTCCTGGAGCAGAGCGGCGTGACCCAGGAGGTCATCGAGCGGCGCTACGGGCGGCGCGTCGGCGTATATGTCGGCGCGGCCTATCACCTGTACCGCGCCGACGAGTCGCAGGACCCCGCCCTCGCGGCGCTCACCTCCGCGGCCTCGTACAACATGATCGCCAACCGGGTCTCGCACTTCTTCGGCCTCGAAGGGCCGAGCCTGGCCGTGGACAGCATGTGCGCGTCGTCGGCCATGGCCATCCACCTGGCCTGCGCCGACGTGCTGCGGGGCGAGGCCGAACTGGCGGTCGCCGGCGGCATCAACCTCACGGTCCACCCGGACAAGTACGTGGCGCTCGCCGAGCTGCAGCTGCTCGGCAGCGGCCCCGGCAGTCGCAGCTTCCGCGAGGGGGACGGTTATCTGCCTGCCGAGGCCGTCGGCGCCGTGCTGCTCAAGTCGCTGGACGCGGCGGTGCGCGACGGGGACCGGATCCACGCCGTCATCAAGGGCACGTCGTCCATGCACGGCGGCCGGGCCAACGGCTTCATGACGCCGAGCCGCAGGACGCAGGTGAAGGTCATGCGGCGGGCCCTGGAGCAGGCCGGTGTCACGGCGGACTCCATCGGGTACGTCGAGGCCGCGGCCAACGGAACGGCGTTCTCCGACGAGGTCGAGTTCCGCGCGCTGCGCGAGGTGTTCGACGGGGTGGCCGAGCCGGTGGCGCTCGGCACCGTGAAGTCGAACCTGGGTCACCCCGAGGCCGCCTCCGGCATCGCCCAGCTGACCAAGGTCGTCCTCCAGCTCCAGCACCGGGAGCTCACGCCCTTGGCGGCGGCGGGCGAACCCAACCCCAACCTGGACTTCGACGGCACCGCGCTGAGCCTGTGCGAGGAGCTGTCGGAGTGGCGGCCGCGCGGCACGGCGGTCGCGGACGGCGTGCCGTCGCCGCGCCGAGCGCTCATCAACTCGGTGGCCGCGGGCGGCAGTCACGTCAGCCTGGTCGTCGAGGCGCCGCCGGTCACGCAGGAGGCCAGGGACGCCGCGCAGGACGCGGGACCTCAGCTGGTGGTGGTGTCCGCGGGCACGCCCGAGCGGCTGCGGACGGCGGCACGGCGGCTGAGCACGTTCCTGGACGGCGACGACGCATCCGCGAGCCTGGCCGACATCGCGTACACCTCGCAGCTGTGCCGTGAGGCGATGCCGGAGCGCCTCGCCGTGGTGGCGGGCTCTGCGGAGGAGCTGAAGCAGGGCCTCGACTGGTACCTCGCGGACGGTGCAGGGGCGGCGGGCGACGTGCTCGCTCCCGTGCCGGTCCACCACGGCAACGCCGAGGAGGACGCGGGCCCGCTGGGCACGGTCCTTTCCGGCGCCCGGGGCGAAACGTTCCTCACAGGCCTCGTCGCGGACCGTGCGCTGGAGCACCTCGCCGAGCTGTGGGTGCGCGGGGCCGCCGTGCCGTGGGGCGGACTCCACGACGGGCGCCGTCGCCTGGCGCCTCTTCCGCCGACGGCCTTCGTGCCGGGGCAGTACTGGGTCGGACGGCGGCCGGGAGCTGCGGCTTCCGTACGGGCCGACGCGGCGCACGCGCCGTCCGGGGCGGTGTCGCCCGACGGTGCCGCGGGCGCCGCACATGACACCGCCACCGACCGCTCCGCGCGACAGCCGGACCCCGCCCTCACCGACGCCGAGCGGACCCTGCTCGCCGCCTGGTCGGAGCTCCTCGGCATCGACGCCGACGACCTCGGGCCGACGAGCAACTTCCTCTCTCTGGGCGGCAATTCGCTGCTGGCGACCCGGTTGGTCAACCTGCTCAAGCGGCGGACAGGAGCGGAGCTCCCGGTCCGGGCGCTCTTCGAAGCGCCGCGCCTGACCGACATGGCCGCCGAGCTGGAGCACCGTACCCCCGTCGGATCCACCGGAGCCCTCGACGTGAAAGCGATTCTCAAGGGCATCGCCCTCGTCGAAGCCATGAGCGACGCAGAGCTCGACGCACTGGACATCGCGAAGTAA
- a CDS encoding 3-hydroxyacyl-CoA dehydrogenase, producing MRIEGSVALVTGGTSGLGLATARELRDRGATVVLLSRSSRGRDIATQLGDRVVFSQGDVTSEEDITAAVDLASGLGTLRIAVNCAGIGNVFRTVGKNGPFPLDAFSKVVQVNLIGTFNVVRLVASRMARSEEDGEERGVIVNTSSAAAFDGQIGQAAYAASKAGIAGMTLPLARDLAQERIRVVTIAPGLFRTPMFDVLPESAIEALGRQIPHPTRLGHPEEYAALAAHIVENPMLNGETIRLDGAIRMAPR from the coding sequence GTGCGAATCGAAGGAAGTGTCGCGCTGGTCACAGGAGGAACGTCCGGCCTCGGCCTGGCGACTGCGCGCGAGTTGCGCGACCGGGGCGCAACCGTGGTGCTCCTTAGCCGTTCTTCGCGGGGCAGGGACATCGCGACGCAGCTGGGCGACCGTGTCGTGTTCTCCCAGGGCGATGTGACCAGCGAAGAGGACATCACCGCGGCAGTCGACCTCGCCTCGGGCCTCGGCACCCTGCGCATAGCCGTGAACTGCGCCGGGATCGGCAATGTCTTCAGGACCGTCGGCAAGAACGGTCCGTTCCCCCTGGACGCCTTCAGCAAGGTCGTCCAGGTCAACCTGATCGGCACCTTCAACGTCGTCCGGCTCGTCGCCTCCCGGATGGCCCGGTCCGAGGAGGACGGCGAGGAACGCGGAGTGATCGTCAACACCTCCTCGGCGGCCGCGTTCGACGGCCAGATCGGGCAGGCCGCCTACGCGGCCTCCAAGGCGGGCATCGCAGGCATGACCCTGCCGCTCGCCCGCGACCTCGCGCAGGAACGGATCCGCGTCGTCACGATCGCCCCGGGCCTGTTCCGCACGCCCATGTTCGACGTCCTGCCCGAGTCCGCGATCGAGGCGCTCGGCCGACAGATACCGCATCCGACCCGGCTCGGCCACCCCGAGGAGTACGCCGCCCTCGCCGCACACATCGTGGAGAACCCGATGCTCAACGGCGAGACGATCCGACTCGACGGCGCGATCAGGATGGCGCCGAGGTAG
- a CDS encoding helix-turn-helix domain-containing protein has product MLSETVFRSDDLPAADRFDCWRELVSRTHAPLELRSDHRADFRASQRVLDLGAVSVWPTTFQPVCFRRSSKLIRQSDPEGLHVSLPLSGALRTVRGEEEAEYGPDSLCVVDTSRTVDVHGGDGSLPHTGVGLEVPKALLLLPRNRLNHVTDLRLSVQEGFGALLRQLLTQLARGTDSYRPADGPRLGSVVVDLLSALFAQALEAENSLPPETHQQTLVLCIRAFVRDHLHDPNLTPGAIAAAHHISRSYLYRLFEHEEESIAAWIRGQRLEGARRDLADPVQRTIPIHAIAARWGFPRAADFTRAFRNTYGIPPKGYRHEAQRFTE; this is encoded by the coding sequence ATGCTGAGCGAGACGGTGTTCCGGAGCGATGATCTGCCGGCGGCGGACCGGTTCGACTGCTGGCGCGAGCTGGTCAGCCGGACCCATGCTCCGCTGGAGTTGCGCAGTGACCATCGGGCCGATTTTCGGGCTTCTCAACGTGTGCTCGACCTCGGTGCTGTATCGGTGTGGCCCACCACGTTCCAGCCGGTGTGCTTTCGGCGATCGTCAAAGCTGATCCGGCAGTCCGATCCCGAGGGGCTGCACGTTTCTCTGCCGTTGAGCGGGGCGCTGCGCACAGTTCGGGGTGAGGAGGAGGCCGAGTACGGTCCGGACAGCCTGTGCGTCGTCGATACGTCGCGCACGGTCGACGTCCATGGGGGCGATGGCTCTCTTCCGCATACGGGAGTTGGGCTGGAGGTCCCGAAGGCTTTATTACTTCTGCCGCGGAACCGGTTGAACCACGTGACTGATCTGCGGTTGTCGGTGCAGGAGGGATTCGGCGCCTTGTTGAGACAGTTGCTCACTCAGCTGGCGCGAGGCACCGATTCGTACCGGCCCGCCGATGGGCCGCGGCTCGGGTCCGTGGTGGTTGACCTGCTGTCAGCGCTTTTCGCCCAAGCCCTCGAGGCGGAAAACTCGCTTCCACCGGAAACTCACCAGCAGACTCTCGTCTTATGCATCCGTGCGTTCGTGCGGGATCACCTTCACGACCCGAACCTGACTCCCGGCGCCATCGCTGCGGCGCATCACATATCACGCAGCTACCTGTATCGACTCTTCGAGCACGAAGAGGAGTCGATCGCTGCCTGGATCCGTGGACAGCGCTTGGAAGGCGCCCGCCGCGACCTCGCGGACCCGGTGCAGCGCACCATCCCAATCCATGCCATCGCCGCGCGCTGGGGCTTTCCGCGGGCGGCTGATTTCACCCGCGCCTTCCGTAACACCTATGGCATCCCGCCCAAGGGCTACCGCCACGAAGCCCAGCGCTTCACCGAGTAG
- a CDS encoding IS5 family transposase — MSDVEWALVQDLLPVPGWLAGRGGRPEGYCHRQMIGAVRYLVDNGIKWRAMPADFPPWPRVYAFFARWRDTGLVAELHDRLREAVRGTEGRSPEPTAAVVDSQSVKADATVTHASRGYDAGKKINGRKRHLLTDTLGLLLAVLVTPASTTDRDAARVLLPTAKSHFRRLVRIWADGGYTGHLTDWTTQHLGLVLDIVRRSDGAQGFQVPPRRWVVERSFAWFLRSRRLVRDHERRTDTSETVILWSMTMLMSRRLAAQHRQRPAPARAA, encoded by the coding sequence ATGAGCGATGTGGAGTGGGCCCTGGTGCAGGATCTGCTGCCGGTTCCCGGATGGCTGGCGGGCCGGGGCGGCAGGCCGGAGGGCTACTGCCATCGGCAGATGATCGGCGCGGTGCGTTACCTCGTCGACAACGGCATCAAGTGGAGGGCGATGCCCGCCGACTTCCCGCCCTGGCCACGGGTGTATGCCTTCTTCGCCCGCTGGCGCGACACGGGCCTGGTGGCCGAGCTGCACGACCGGCTGCGCGAGGCCGTCCGCGGAACTGAGGGCCGAAGCCCGGAGCCCACCGCTGCGGTCGTGGACTCACAGTCCGTGAAGGCGGACGCCACCGTCACCCACGCCTCGCGGGGTTACGACGCGGGCAAGAAGATCAACGGGCGCAAGCGCCACCTGCTCACCGACACCCTCGGACTCCTTCTGGCCGTGCTGGTCACGCCGGCGTCCACGACCGACCGGGACGCCGCCCGCGTCCTGCTGCCCACAGCAAAGAGTCACTTCCGGCGGCTGGTGCGGATCTGGGCCGACGGCGGTTACACCGGCCACCTCACCGACTGGACCACCCAGCACCTCGGACTGGTCCTCGACATCGTCCGCCGCAGCGACGGCGCCCAGGGTTTTCAGGTCCCGCCCCGCCGCTGGGTCGTGGAAAGATCCTTCGCCTGGTTCCTGCGCAGCCGACGCCTGGTCCGGGACCACGAACGACGCACCGACACCAGCGAGACCGTCATCCTGTGGTCGATGACCATGCTCATGAGCCGCCGCCTGGCCGCCCAGCACCGGCAGCGTCCTGCTCCGGCGCGGGCAGCATGA